Proteins encoded together in one Vitis vinifera cultivar Pinot Noir 40024 chromosome 4, ASM3070453v1 window:
- the LOC100254794 gene encoding uncharacterized protein LOC100254794 has product MEALDTAYKEERCFGFAAVNSLYMGVCRSLRFRFRSLLRSKPLFPTHLAAMKTRKIFGISLSLFLINLASIMERADENLLPAVYKEVSEAFSAGPSELGYLTFIRNFVQGLASPLAGVLVISHDRPTVLAMGTVCWAISTAAVGASQQYMQVAFWRAVNGFGLAIVIPALQSFIADSYKDSVRGTGFGFLNLIGSLGGIGGGVLATVMAGQQFWGIPGWRCAFIMMATLSSLIGFLVFQYVVDPRRTINITHDSGENSDRNSLLDKSKASSVSVWLESWTATKAVIKVQTFQIIVLQGVVGSLPWTAMVFFTMWFELIGFDHNSSAALLSVFAIGCAMGSLLGGLIADRMSQIYPHSGRIMCAQFSALMGIPFSWFLLTVIPQSVSSWFTFGTTLFLMGLTISWNGTAANAPMFAEVVPVKHRTMIYAFDRAFEGSFSSFAAPMVGILSEKMFGYDPKTVDPVSGSAQAAFALSRGLLSMMAVPFGLCCLFYTPLYVVFRRDRENARIASLKEEEMM; this is encoded by the exons ATGGAAGCCCTAGATACGGCATACAAGGAAGAGAGGTGTTTCGGGTTTGCCGCCGTCAATTCTTTATACATGGGCGTTTGTAGGAGCTTGAGATTCAGATTTCGTTCTCTTCTTCGATCTAAGCCTCTGTTTCCCACGCACTTGGCAGCCATGAA AACAAGAAAGATTTTTGggatttctctctctctctttcttatcAACCTGGCCTCTATAATGGAGCGAGCTGATGAAAATCTCCTTCCAGCTGTTTATAAAGAAGTCAGTGAAGCTTTCAGCGCTGGGCCATCTGAATTGGGATATCTCACATTCATACGTAACTTTGTGCAGGGACTCGCATCACCCTTGGCAGGTGTTCTAGTTATCAGTCATGACCGCCCTACTGTTCTTGCAATGGGCACTGTTTGCTGGGCTATATCAACAGCTGCAGTGGGTGCAAGCCAGCAGTACATGCAAGTTGCATTCTGGAGAGCAGTAAATGGCTTTGGACTAGCAATTGTGATACCGGCACTCCAATCTTTCATAGCTGATAGCTATAAGGATAGTGTGAGGGGGACTGGATTTGGGTTTCTAAACCTTATCGGTTCTTTAGGGGGCATAGGAGGTGGAGTTTTAGCAACAGTTATGGCTGGTCAGCAATTCTGGGGCATACCTGGATGGCGTTGTGCCTTCATTATGATGGCAACACTGAGTTCATTaattgggtttcttgtttttcagtATGTGGTTGACCCAAGAAGAACAATTAACATTACACATGATAGTGGTGAGAACTCTGACAG GAACAGTTTGTTAGATAAAAGCAAAGCCAGTTCAGTGTCAGTTTGGCTGGAGTCTTGGACAGCCACCAAAGCTGTTATAAAAGTGCAAACATTTCAGATCATTGTCTTGCAGGGTGTTGTTGGTTCACTACCATGGACTGCCATGGTTTTCTTCACCATGTGGTTTGAACTAATTG GTTTTGATCATAACAGCTCAGCAGCACTCCTCAGTGTTTTTGCCATTGGATGTGCAATGGGGTCCCTCCTTGGTGGATTAATAGCAGATCGAATGTCACAAATCTATCCTCACTCAGGCCGTATCATGTGTGCTCAGTTCAGTGCTCTCATGGGCATCCCATTTTCATGGTTCCTTCTTACAGTGATTCCACAGTCAGTGAGCAGCTGGTTCACTTTTGGCACCACCCTCTTTCTCATGGGGCTAACCATCAGCTGGAATGGCACAGCTGCAAATGCTCCCATGTTTGCGGAGGTTGTCCCTGTCAAGCACCGGACCATGATCTATGCATTTGATCGTGCTTTTGAAGGATCCTTCTCTTCTTTTGCCGCCCCCATGGTTGGAATTCTTTCAGAGAAAATGTTTGGCTATGATCCAAAGACTGTTGATCCAGTTTCAGGGTCTGCACAGGCAGCCTTCGCCTTGTCAAGAGGTCTTCTTTCAATGATGGCAGTTCCATTCGGTTTATGTTGCTTGTTTTACACACCGTTGTATGTGGTTTTCAGGCGGGACCGAGAAAATGCTAGAATTGCTAGTTTGAAAGAGGAAGAGATGATGTGA
- the LOC100259910 gene encoding probable NEDD8-conjugating enzyme Ubc12-like has product MIKLFKVKERQREIAESANGRAPVKKQTAGELRLHKDISELNLPKSCSILFPNGKDDLMNFEVVIRPDEGYYLGGTFNFSFQVNSIYPHEAPKVKCKTKVYHPNIDLEGNVCLNILREDWKPVLNINTIIYGLYHLFTQPNHEDPLNHEAAAVLRDNPKLFESNVRRAMAGGYVGQISFPRCL; this is encoded by the exons ATGATTAAGCTTTTTAAAGTAAAGGAGAGACAGAGAGAAATTGCTGAGAGTGCCAATGGAAGGGCACCCGTTAAGAAGCAAACTGCTGGAGAATTGCGCCTTCATAAAG ATATCAGTGAGTTGAACCTACCCAAATCATGTTCCATATTATTCCCCAATGGAAAGGATGATCTGATGAACTTTGAAGTTGTAATTCGACCTGATGAAGGATATTATTT AGGTGGCACATTTAATTTCTCTTTCCAAGTAAATTCTATCTATCCACATGAAGCTCCAAAAGTCAAGTGCAAGACCAAG GTCTACCATCCCAACATTGACTTGGAAGGAAATGTTTGCCTCAACATTTTACGAGAAGATTGGAAACCTGTCCTTAATATAAATACGATTATTTATGGATTGTACCATCTTTTCACG CAACCGAATCATGAGGATCCCCTCAACCATGAAGCAGCAGCTGTGTTGAGAGATAACCCAAAGTTGTTTGAATCCAATGTAAGAAGGGCTATGGCTGGCGGGTATGTGGGACAGATCTCCTTCCCACGGTGTCTGTAG
- the LOC100249673 gene encoding BES1/BZR1 homolog protein 2 — MAGGGSSGRLPTWKERENNKKRERRRRAIAAKIYAGLRAQGNYKLPKHCDNNEVLKALCSEAGWTVEEDGTTYRKGCKPPPTEIAGASANISACSSMQPSPQSSSFPSPVPSYHASPSSSSFPSPTRFDGNPSSYLLPFLRNLASIPTSLPPLRISNSAPVTPPLSSPTSRGSKRKPDWESFSNGSLNSFRHPLFAVSAPSSPTRRNHLTPATIPECDESDASTVDSGRWVSFQTVAPQAAPSSPTFNLVKPVAMECSIPNAVDEHGGLGWGAAAERGRPEFEFESGRVKAWEGERIHEVGVDELELTLGSGKTRG; from the exons ATGGCTGGAGGCGGATCATCCGGAAGGTTGCCTACTTGGAAGGAGAGGGAGAACAACAAGAAGAGGGAGAGGAGAAGAAGGGCCATAGCTGCTAAGATATACGCGGGGCTTAGAGCTCAGGGCAACTACAAGCTTCCCAAGCACTGCGATAACAACGAGGTCTTGAAGGCTCTATGTTCTGAGGCTGGTTGGACCGTTGAAGAAGATGGCACCACCTACCGCAAG GGATGCAAACCACCCCCAACGGAAATTGCAGGCGCTTCGGCCAACATCAGTGCATGTTCTTCCATGCAACCAAGCCCACAGTCCTCATCCTTCCCAAGTCCTGTACCCTCTTACCATGCCAGCCCATCGTCCTCCTCTTTCCCGAGCCCCACTCGGTTTGATGGAAACCCCTCTTCATACCTCCTCCCTTTCCTCCGTAATTTAGCCTCGATTCCTACATCTCTCCCACCTCTTCGAATATCCAACAGTGCTCCTGTAACCCCGCCTCTTTCTTCCCCTACTTCGAGAGGTTCAAAGCGGAAACCTGACTGGGAATCCTTCTCAAATGGCTCCCTGAATTCCTTCCGCCACCCTCTATTTGCCGTATCAGCCCCCTCTAGTCCTACTCGCCGCAACCATCTTACACCTGCCACAATACCGGAATGTGATGAATCTGATGCCTCTACTGTTGATTCTGGTCGCTGGGTGAGTTTCCAGACAGTAGCACCCCAGGCAGCTCCATCTTCCCCTACATTTAATCTTGTAAAACCAGTGGCTATGGAGTGTTCTATCCCCAATGCAGTTGATGAGCATGGAGGTCTGGGCTGGGGTGCAGCAGCAGAGAGGGGCCGGCCAGAGTTTGAGTTTGAGAGTGGCAGAGTGAAGGCGTGGGAGGGTGAGAGAATTCATGAGGTAGGAGTGGATGAACTGGAGCTTACACTTGGGAGTGGGAAGACTCGTGGTTAA